From the genome of Rhodohalobacter mucosus, one region includes:
- a CDS encoding 6-bladed beta-propeller, with the protein METNLIIGLEEQPFENQFGRPLAVRTDAENNIYVADRGNLTIKVFDSDGNYLRSLGGRGRGPGEFQDIELMELTPENDLVVMDRGNLQYTVISSEGDLIDSYPYNLSDQFFPTAIQYLDGYMLALFLDASPWSKIERENRDLFHVYSEDFQKRRYSFFPYNALDIQGRYLWLETMYAPGSFTLANDNSRFYYSPAIFTGNLYEFAKNEEGLWEYRKTLQGAIPDVEPYVILDSEEEYREVRLLPGSSIIYSSGGPYMGRILSINMGIFSLEDGSLIHFYGIRRENKEFTEESGYHYLDMYAQVFDPNGKILHYDLLTTMDERRFSRTKSFINWQDEKGNYYLIGHVEDVPVIRRFTVQIN; encoded by the coding sequence ATGGAAACCAATTTGATAATTGGCCTGGAGGAACAGCCTTTTGAGAATCAGTTTGGCAGGCCACTTGCTGTACGAACTGACGCGGAAAATAACATTTATGTTGCCGATCGGGGAAACCTTACAATCAAGGTGTTTGATAGCGATGGAAACTACCTCCGAAGCCTGGGCGGTCGCGGAAGGGGCCCGGGTGAATTTCAGGATATAGAACTGATGGAATTGACACCTGAGAATGACCTGGTCGTTATGGACAGGGGAAATCTGCAATATACAGTCATATCTTCTGAGGGTGACTTAATTGACTCATATCCATATAATTTGTCAGACCAGTTTTTCCCCACAGCCATTCAATATTTGGACGGTTATATGCTGGCTCTTTTTTTAGACGCCAGCCCATGGTCCAAAATTGAAAGAGAAAACCGGGATCTTTTTCATGTTTACAGCGAGGATTTCCAGAAACGTCGCTATTCGTTTTTTCCCTATAACGCATTAGATATTCAAGGCAGGTATCTGTGGCTTGAAACGATGTACGCCCCGGGCAGTTTTACATTGGCAAATGACAACAGCAGGTTTTATTACTCTCCCGCCATTTTTACTGGTAACTTGTACGAATTCGCAAAGAACGAAGAAGGGTTATGGGAATACCGCAAAACCCTGCAGGGTGCCATACCGGATGTAGAACCCTACGTTATATTAGACTCCGAGGAAGAGTACAGGGAGGTGAGATTGTTGCCCGGATCTTCCATCATCTATTCAAGCGGCGGACCCTATATGGGTCGTATTTTGAGTATCAATATGGGCATTTTTTCTCTCGAAGACGGCAGTCTGATACATTTTTATGGAATCAGGCGTGAGAACAAAGAATTTACCGAAGAATCAGGTTATCATTATCTGGACATGTATGCCCAGGTATTTGACCCGAATGGGAAAATCCTGCATTATGATTTATTGACTACGATGGATGAAAGGCGCTTTTCAAGGACCAAGTCATTTATCAACTGGCAGGATGAGAAAGGAAATTATTATTTGATCGGACATGTAGAGGACGTTCCGGTCATCAGGAGATTTACGGTACAGATCAATTGA
- a CDS encoding 6-bladed beta-propeller → MMRIFVCNIVFAALILVSCDSDNHNTENRKSNIQLVYSFGHDSPGLLSNPYKLASDYDKFIYVSDPYKSIVIQYDMEGNFIREFGSRGRGPGELTHASVISADTGIVVVEDQGNKRTQIFDSNGELQSIFQHLHSSISMAVHDGKMYSFSPSSLSMSSNLVQDSLFVVTDFEGNEVRQFGEMKYKNSGLPSGAHWPAMKISGQKLYVAYIYFPVLEIYDLSGNKEFEVNLNDFEGLYNYDEDILSTIPAESMNQQMEAVIRAIDVIDENIYIMRQNKDVMIDKFSFNGGSLSHEETFIYTSKSEEYFPIDMIADPAGDGFYVLELGGQPKVSRYSVIRN, encoded by the coding sequence ATGATGAGAATTTTTGTCTGCAATATAGTTTTTGCCGCATTAATACTGGTTTCGTGTGATTCCGATAATCACAATACTGAGAATCGAAAAAGTAATATCCAACTTGTATATAGTTTTGGTCATGATAGTCCGGGTTTACTCTCAAATCCTTATAAACTTGCATCGGATTACGATAAATTTATCTATGTAAGTGACCCGTATAAGTCTATAGTTATCCAGTATGATATGGAAGGTAATTTTATTCGTGAGTTTGGGTCCAGAGGGAGGGGACCGGGTGAATTAACACATGCTTCTGTTATTTCAGCTGATACTGGCATTGTTGTCGTAGAAGACCAAGGAAATAAGAGAACCCAGATTTTTGATTCAAATGGTGAATTGCAGTCTATATTTCAACATTTACATTCATCAATTTCTATGGCTGTTCATGACGGAAAGATGTATTCATTTTCTCCTTCATCTTTATCAATGAGTTCAAATTTGGTACAGGACTCGTTATTTGTGGTAACTGATTTTGAAGGGAATGAAGTACGGCAATTTGGGGAGATGAAGTATAAAAACTCAGGCTTGCCTTCAGGTGCGCATTGGCCGGCAATGAAAATTAGTGGTCAAAAATTGTATGTTGCCTATATCTACTTTCCGGTACTTGAAATTTATGATTTATCTGGAAATAAAGAATTTGAAGTAAATCTAAATGATTTCGAGGGTCTGTATAATTATGATGAAGACATTTTATCGACAATACCGGCTGAATCAATGAATCAGCAAATGGAAGCAGTAATTCGTGCAATTGATGTAATAGATGAAAACATCTATATCATGCGTCAAAATAAAGATGTCATGATTGATAAATTCAGCTTCAATGGGGGTAGTCTAAGTCATGAAGAAACTTTTATATACACAAGTAAATCTGAGGAGTATTTCCCAATTGATATGATTGCAGACCCAGCTGGTGATGGATTTTATGTATTAGAATTAGGGGGGCAGCCAAAAGTATCACGGTATAGTGTTATCCGGAATTGA